agatttgaagGTGCATTAGATTCACATAAATATGGTATTTATTACTGTAATTATTattgcttattaaatttgtatatcgctCTTCGTCtgaagatttcagggcagttccaACATAAAATTCAATgtgacttctgaatagacatggttaggattgtactGTTGGTTACAAAATATTAGCTTCTTACACAGACACTTAAAACTTTGTTAGGCAAAAATAcaacagaaaatggaaaaacTATGTTCAACTACTAAAGGGATCTGCGACTTAGAAGCATATCATGGAGATCAGAAGACACCATTCTTTCACACATGGCCCATTCCTTACTTCTGTAAGTAAATTCTTCTTTTCTGAGATACTGCTATTTCTTTCTGCTGaagtatatttttgtgtgtgtgtgtgtgtgtgtgtgtgtatatatatatatatatgagaaaatgaGAGTGAAATACTGTGAGCTAAAGAAATTAAATTTAGCTTATATTGCTTGAATTGCAAATTTGCAAGGCAACTATAGCTCTCAGGAGAGAATGCTCCACATCATCAACCCACATCAATACCTAGAATTCCGTATGTTGAAACGagataagctttttaaaaattgcacagcAGGAGAAATATGGAACTTGAGGGATGGAAGATGAGTTAACTAATTCTAAAGCTTAAAAACTATAGGCAAGCAATCTAGCTAGCAATGTAGTATGTTCAGCATTTGTAATATGAAGCAAAATCTGAGCACTACTCAGGCATTCTGAATTATGGCTTCGTTAATACATATGAGAGTATGCACTCTGAGGGTGTGGTAGCTGTACCACATTCGCCATGTGTTCCCTATCAAACCGTCTGCAGCAGAGAAGCCTCCTGGAATCATGGCTGCATCTATGCATTTTGAAACCCTGAAAAAATATATCAGGCTTTCAAAGTGCACAGGGGTACATGATGTTTTCCCACTGCAGACAGTTGCTAGGAAACACAGCATCTAATTGAGGGGAGGGTGGGGACAAAGTTAGTGCACGTTCTTTTCTTCATTTGCTGTCCTAAGCCATATTCGGAATGCCTATGTCTTTCCAGAGCTACTTCTTGATTTAATTTTTCTGTTTCAGATGAAGTTTCTGGAAAGCTCCTCAACATGTACTCAAAGGAACTAAAACTCAAGCAAACTATTGTGCAAGAGATTGCTCATACCGCTGACCAAGATCTCCTGATGGCCTACTTGTCCTCATGGTTATACCAGCCCTACATTGAGAATACCAGCCAAGTATTACTAGAAAGCATGTTATTGGAAACAGGACACAGGCTGGTCTAACCTTTCCTACTTTATAAAGTTGCATTTGCCTTGAACTGCACTGCTAATACATTATATAAATTGCattgtgtttatttttgtatagttCCAACTTTTTAATAAAGTCTGTTTTATTTTGTAAGATTGTATCTACCTAGCAGGTCCTATATTGGGATTACAACAAACAAAACCACTTAAGAGGTTTTAGTACCATCCAGATTtatataaattttgtaaaatAATAGAATCAAAACAATTCTAAAACAGAGCTTGattaactttgttgttgtttagccgtttagtcgtgtccgactcttcgtgaccccatggaccagagcacgccaggcactcctgtcttctgatTAACTTTAGGATCTCTAAAAATCTGCTTTCACAGATTTCAATATCCAGTGGaactcctttttcttttgttttaaagtcTGAACTTTCACACCATGAGTGTAAGAGGAACCTGCTAGAGTAGGCCAATGGTCTATCCAGTCAAGCATACTGTTCTCAATGGCCAACTatatgcctgtggaaagcctgctAGGAGTACCTGAGTGCACCAGCACTCTCTCCTCATTTATAATCTAAATATGACTGTAGCTGGATCTTTCACCAGGGCTATGAGAAAAGTTAACACATGCCTTTGATTACGAGGCCAATATGTAAATCCCATAAAGGCCCATCCTTGCCTCTGTTGCTAGGCCATGACAGCACAGAAAGCACTGGGGATTTCAGGAAACATATACAAGGGGCAAAGCACTAACAGCCTCCTGCCCTTCTCAGAATCCTAGCTGCCAGGCCCATTTTTTTCAGGCACCAATGGCTATTAGGCACTTTTTGCATTTCTACCTTAGTGAACAGAAAATTGTTAACATTAGGCAAATGCTACATTACCATTTCAGCTCAGGTTGTGCCTAGAGGCATATGCTTTTTAGAATTGCCGCTACTCTGGGAAAGTATCTAAATCTGAACAGCCTCGTTGAGGTCTGTGACTGAAGTCTGTATGTTGGGGGATTGGATTCATCTCTGGGACATGAAGGCCCACTCTTCCAGATAATAATATCTAAATATGAAAGTGACCTACTTACCAGACTGAAGCTTTCACTTTGTAACTGACTGCAATACAATCTCTCTATGCTTAGCAGCTTTAGAGCAGCTGCTGTgttcaaaacatcaaaatgaCCTGACACACCCAAGGTGTCAAGGATAGTATATGTAGTACCTTTAATTTGAACTAGATAAACCATCAGTTACAGTTTGATATCCAGCACTGAATGCCATTACCTTTGTTTGCACAGATTCTCAATTTTATAAAAAGATTCTTACCAATGAGCTGGTTCTTGATCTTACCGTTTATAATCAAATAGCAGCGTAATTTTGGTAATAAGTTGTGTCCAAAAAACAGATCAGTTTGGTAAACAGTGCAGTTTACTTGGAATTCTAGTTACTCTTCAGTCATGTTAGTTGTAATTGCACAAAGCTCACAAGCAGCAGAAAATTAAGATTTAAtaacaaaaatgcacattttaagaaattgtttttttttaaaaaaaaccccatatatTTTCATAATGGCTTTACTCCGAGCAAGTTCTCTGTGTGAACAATGTTGTTAAAAGAGCCTCTGTACTTTCCAAAGAACTTGAATGTGTAAGTGCATATCAGGATCATCAATTTGGTTACAACACTGGTTGAAAAAGACAGCAGCACCAGGATGAGGCAAAGCCTGAACTATTTCATATCCCTAGAGAAGAGTTTCTAGCTCATCCAGTCATCTTTTTAATCGATTGTCAATGAGTTTTCTAAGATCATATAGAAACGCTATCTCATTGAGACCTAAGTGGATTAGCTACTGCCATGTTACTAATTTGGGAAGATTTTGCTTAATCAGATACCCTAGGATGTTCACAATCTATTAATGACAAAATCCTCGCTTCTTCCTGAGATTCTTGATATTTTTCATTATGATTGCTTTCTTCATGCACTAACAAGGAAGGATTTTGATTAGCTTTTTTTGATGCTGTGGAGTTACAAATCTCAAACACACTTAGTCCGTTTGCTGCATTACAACCAGAGTACGCAGCCACCATCTTTTCTTGTGAACTTTCTGAACTGGCAAGTGGCAACCTTTCACTCCGTGAGAACAGGTAGCCTGAACAATCCAACCCTGATACACTTGAAGGTTGTAAGATCTCAGCCTTCCCTTGCAGGAACTGATCTGTATCTGCAATCTCATTTGAAGCTTCTAGTTCATGTGATTTGTGGCGCTCCTTTTGGTGTAATGTATTTCCGGTGCAAATGTTTGCTCCGCAGTTCTGTTCTGGGGGGAAACCTAAAAAAAATCaagttaaaaaacacaaaacttcAGTTTACATGCATGCTTTTCAAAACAGACAAAAAGGCAAGTGTTTTATaaactatttatttcataaaaattatataccacccgattgtggtacagtggtgcctcgcaagatgaaattaattcgttccgcaagttttttctccttgcgagtttttcgtcttgcgatgcacggtttcccataggaatgcattgaaaatcaattaatgcgttcctagggaaaccgacttcagacagtctgtcccccgacctcttctgaaggagggcttctccgctgtccggggcgatcttaaaatgctggcgggcggcattttaaaatcgccccgggacagcggaggacttctccgctgtccggggcgatttaaaagcccctgggaaggcaggcaggggggacaaagacttttgccccccgccagccttcagaagaggtcctggacctcttctgaaggccagcggggggcaaaagtctttgctccccacgcctgccttcccgggagagcggaaaaacgcagcgcgtttctccgctctccctggagggcttttaaaggcaggcaggggggacaaagactttcactccccccccccgcctgccttcaaaagcagcgctctgccgctgcttgcggagagttgccggcatgccgaagcctgcgcgcactgagatcagcgcgcccaggcttcgcggcccggcttcggggcatcgtcccgatgccgggcggcggggtgagaggttcccgccccgccgcccggcatcggggcatcgtcctgATGCCGAGCGGCGGGGGTGTGAGgttcccgcccgccgcccggcatcggggcatcgtcccgatgccgtgcggcggggggagaggttcccgccccaccgcccagcatcggggcatcgttccgaagcccggcggcggcgggaggaggtgtccccgccttgccgccaggcttcggaggaggtccgaggacagtggggaagacgcgctgcgcttccccgctgtcccggagatttccctatgggctgtcgtcttgcgaagcaagcccatagggaaattcgttttgcgaagcgcctccaaaacggaaaaccctttcgtctagcgggttttccgtcttgcgaggcgttcgtcttgcgaggtaccactgtatatgctacccATATTAAAAATTAAGCTGTTTAAGTATAATATTAAGCATTAAGTAGTATAATAGAATAAACAAACAGCTTCTACTTTggcaacagattttttaaaaaaatctgcttggCAGTGTTAACATTTATCCCTGAAAGTAGCCAGGTGGTGGAGTATTTACTACTAATAAATACTTGCATTAACTCACATTTCCTTCCAATATAGGTTGAGAGCTAAACAAAGGTATAGTTAGTTTTGTATGCCCATGGGGCTTTAAGCTCATGTTTCTAAAACAGCAGTATTGACATTCATTTAGTGAAATCTGGATTCAAATCaccaataaagaaaaaaaacaacttttggaAAACCTATACATTAAGTACCTTAAGGAGAATGCAAGTGTGAAGGATACAGCAAATTTTTAGCTAAGtttcctttctccctctccctactCAACATTATTTTTAGACTTATACCACTAGTTTAAAGGGTCATTGTACTCTTTCAGCTTCCTAGCTATTTGCACGTAATTTTATCTTCAGGAGAGAGTGGAGATATTAGAATTCACATACCACTACCTTCATATGCAGGACTTCTTTCCTTTATTTCACCTTGACTTGAACTGATAGTCACACTTTCTAACAAATTTTCAGCTCTGATCTTTTTTGCAAATGGCAACATTTCATCTGAACCCTgttgagagagaaaataaactTACCAGCCTATTTATCAAACatcaactttttaaaattattccaatattttaaaaagctctgtTCATTTGGCAGCACTTTGTGCCACACAAGAATCCAAGTGAATGAACTTATGCCAAAAAAGTATGGTTTGCTTTATTATATAAAGACCAATTTTGTATGGAAGATGAAATATGCAACAGCTTATTTTCAGCAAGACACATACAAGCAAAAAAGCACAAGAAAAATTAAATATGCTACAAGGTTTGTACAGTATTATTGATGTGGCAGAATTCACCTATTTTATACCTCAGTCACTCGTTTCTGTCCCAGAATCTCTGTACATACACATGCATCAGCAATTTTAATACACTCGGGTGAAGATTCTATTGTTTGAACCATTTGCATTTCAAGATCACTGCCTATAATTCCTAGAGATTCAGCCACCTATGAAAGATGAGACACAATATTTTTGTCCTAGACCAGTAATACACAATTTATTCACAGTAAATTTCATTATTTCAAAATTCTTATTTACAGGCGTTAAGTCAGCAGGGGATGTACCTGCTTTCATTATTTTGAGGATGGTTTTATTAGACCTTACCAAGTCTTCTTTGTTAATATTTTGAGTATCATGTTTGTAAATAAagctgctttaaaggtaaagggacccctgaccattaggtccagtcatgaccgactctggggttgcggcgctcatctcgctttattggccgagggagccagcatacagcttccgggtcatgtggccagcatgactaagccgcttctggtgaaccagagcagcacacggaaacgctgtttaccttcccgccggagcggtacctatttatctacttgctttcgaactgctaggttggcaggaccagggaccaagcaacgggagctcgccccatcatggggattcgaaccgccaaccttctgatcggcaagtcctaggctctgtcgtttaacccacagcgccacccgcgtccctaaaagctGCTTTAGCGGAAAGTTATTTAACTATTGTGGTGATAGTTTTTTACTCCAAGGTACTATATTTGATCTTAGCAAGTAGGCCTAAAAGCAAAAGATAGAAGCGCAAATATAAAATAAGATGTACTTAATTTCTGCTTATCTTCAGTATTTGCTATTTATCTTCACACTCCtccttttaaagaaaatgtgttcAGTTTCACCTGCTGCACTCAGTTTAGCTACTGGATCTTGTTTCACAGCCACACACAGAACTACCCAACATACCTTTGGGTTTTTTATTGCCAGAGGGTTGTTTAATTCAGGAGTACTCAAATAGTCTTGGCACATTTTCTTTACTATAGTGTGCAGCTCTTCAAATTCCCGGTATACTTCTGGAAAAAGTGCTTTGGTTGGATAATTTTTTTCTACCTGTTTAGTAACAAAAGCTACATGAATATGAGCAAATTCACAATCACGTGCTATAAGTATCATTCAAGCCTATTATAAAACAAACAAGTGACAGGTGATTAAAGGCAGAAAGTACTATTTGAACATCTCCAGCAAGTCCCCTATTGTGAGCACATTGGTTTGGATCAGAGCTGTCAGTCCATCCAGTTGTCGTTGATCTTATGTTAAACAGAGTCTGGAGAAGTAGGGACTGTGGAGTTAAGAAAAGTAGACAACAGAGGCTGTGGTTCAAGGTCCAGAAAGATTATGTTAAGAACCATAACtcctatctacctgttatgagaAAAATATCTCACTGTAATAACTTACTGTACTAATCTATATTTCCATAAAGAGTGAAAAAATTGTTGACTTTCCCCTAAACTGTAACTTCAAATAGGGTAAGGAAAGTGATGTGTCCCACTTCTTCAATCTTCCACCATGTAATTCCTTGTACTCCTCCTGGTTAATCTGGTTTCATCCAATTTTTGTTCAAacctgcatgagtttgactataggaaattaaatgcacatttgcagatagtatttattattcatttattttgtgcATTTACACTAAGTTTGCAAGTTGTATCTTACCTTCATCAATAGGAATTCAGATACAGTAACAAGTGTTGTAAAGCGTGGAAGAGCCAGCTCCATAAAATCTTCATTGGCACATTGCTGAATCAGCTATTAAAGACCATAATAATTTCTTTAGAGAAGCCATAAAGTCAAATCGCTAAAACGCCAAGTCTAAATACATGGAAATGAACAAAGAAAAATGCATGATATCTGAGCAATTTATTATAGAAAACAGATAAATCACTGAGAAGTGTCAATGTTATGAGACAGTTCCTAGAGTCATTGCCAGaataaattcaatttttaaaTCCCAGCAGTTATATCTAGGGGCCACCTCACACAACATTCTTCCTGCATGGAGATGATCAAAACTAATGCAGAAAACCTGTACAACTTGTGTGAAGCACACACAATTGGATTATTTTGCCATGGGCAGACACTTTATCCAAGTTTTCAAGAGAGCCTTTCCAAAGCCTCATTTACTACATGAAAGGCTAGCTACCAAGTAGAATCTTCGCTGGCAGATTCTGAAAGAAAAAATAGTAAGTCTTTCACCAGATAACTAAATAAGTTGTAGGAGTTTTAAATGGTTGAATCTGCATAAATGGTCACATTTGTATAAATAGCTTTGATGAGAAAAGCATGCTTCCTCTTAGATGAAGCAGCAGGCACCCTTAGAAACATTTCCTCCTGCTTGAAGAGAAAAGGATAGTTCTTATAAGATAGCACCAGCCATCTCCCCATTTTATACTTATATCAAAAATAATTTCAGGAATGTGTGTTGCCCAACTGAGACACCATTTCAAGTtatcaaaacattttaaatggatgAGTCTAactaagggatggggaacctttgtcaATCCTGGAGCAGCATTTCCTCATGAGCAACGTTCTTGAAGCCATGCACCAATGGTGGCAAGGGCGGCTGGCAAAAGTGGTTAAGATTTTTTACTTTGTACTGTAGGATCTCTTTCCAACTACACAAAAGTCATAGGTttcaacacacatgcacacacatatctcTCCATTCAAGTAAGTAAGGTACTATTAAGGTACAAcaacacattccagctaggcaaatatctgaagaagtgtgcatgcacacgaaagctcataccaagaactaatttagttggtctttaaggtgctactggaaggaattttttttgttttgactatggcagaccaacacggctacctatctgcagCTAGGCAAAGTCACTCAAGGAGGGTGAGGAGACGGGCTGGTGTGAATCCAGAGGGCCAGATAGTTCAGAAGCAGGGAAATGTCCAGGCCTCTCTAGGTGCACAATCCTAAGTATTTTTACCAaggtgtaagtcccactgagctcattGAGACCCAATTCTCAGTAAACATGCTTAAGATTGTATTGTGAGCACTGTAGCCTAATGGAGAAACTATCACTAGACAAGCGAGCACGAACAATTGTGAAAAGGAACCATACCTCTTTTAGCCTAGCTTTCCTTCTAAATATTCTGTGGTGCTCTGCTGACATATTATTAAGACACTTTGAAGAGAACTGACTGCGTCTGCTATATCTTCCAGAATACCTTGATCTTTCAGCTGTCTTTGGTCGGCCACACCTTCTTGGTTGTCGGGGTCTTCCAGGACCCAAATACAATAAATCGGTGTTTTGATGTTCTATTAACTTTCCATCTTCTGTAGACGTAgaagactttaaaaaatgttcataaGAATGCTTTAAACAGTTTTGACTTTATGTATTAATTTTTCAGTTTGGAATCATTATACTAACATTATCCTATAAAACTGAGTTAAAAGGCACATATACTTCCCACATGTCACTTCAAGACAAGGAAGATTGCAAATTCCTTTTCTCCTACCTTTAATGCACCGTGATGTCACATCATTATGGTTTGCATGTGCTGCTAACTTTGCTGTTTTAGGATTTATTTTCACATAACCCTGTCTACTTCCAGAAACAAGGACTACCTACTTTTTGACACAGTAAGGAGCATTGATAGAGCAACAAGGCAAAACAATGGTGTCTCTGGAATTACTGCAGCTGGTAAGCAGTTTTCATTTGCTTGCTCCTTGCAAGGAAGCTTCAaaatgaattttgcaattcagaagGAGGAAGGCAATGTGACAACTAGCAACACTTTTACACCAGTTACCTTATCTATCCAGTAATCATGACCAATAATTCACAGTATTTGAAGATCTTTTAAGACATGCATGTATCAATACAATACTGTATTGCTTTCATATGACAAATGCCATTCATGAAAAGGATTTTTTGTATGGTATGCTTCCCCAATATTGATTAGAAATTGCCTTTAGAATAGATTGTCCATTAAATACTTAAACGTTACCAGCAGCCTCTATCCCAGACTAATTCCCTCTTCATATTGTAGGGATAAGAATGGCATAACCTGTTTTTCTCCTGTCTAACTTTAATGACCTACTGGCGTTTAGAATTAGAAGTGTCTATAGTGCAGTTGTTTAAAATATCCCAGCAATGCCATTCAGTGAAGCCTATTGTATAGATTCCTGTAGCTATGAACTGGATTTAGATAAGTGGCTAAGGGAGATCCAGCTTGCTCTGGAAAGGCAGAGGGCATTAGCTGACCATTTCCTGGATAATTtgaaatagaaatatatatattcctcttACCTGTTGCTTATTCTCTATAGGAAGATTATTTTTCAAGCCTACAGCTGATCCAATTTCATTTATTAAAGGGGCACTAATTGGTGGTGGTGAAAGCATCTGATGTACACTTTCACAACTTGTCTGCCCAGTACACTCCAGCAACTGTCTATTTATAGGAGAAGATTGTGAAGATTCTTCCAGCCTATGAGCTGGATTAAGTTTATAATGCCGTGCTAATCCTCCTTTTCCTATGTAGGATTTTTCACAGCTTTGACATTTAAACAATTTTGGCTTCAGGTCATAGTTCAAGGGACCAAATAAGGAGCACACTTCCTTCTCCTTGCCGCCTCCTTCATCATCTTCTAGACTTAGGTCAGCATAGTCATCAGAATCAGACTGGTGACAGTCAGCCAAATCTTTAGTTTTAATGAATTTGTAATCCTTAGCTTTATATTTGGGAGGCCTTGAAATCCGCCCAGAACGAGTTTTCACTTTTAGAGATTTTTTAGCTCTGTATTTGTACTTCTTCTCGTGGTTTGTGAATGAATTTGCTGAACAAGATGGGGTGTGAGTAACATTTGGTGAATCTGAAGCAGCTATTGCAACAGATATGTTTTTCTGTCCATTGACAGCAAGGCCATTGAGTAGTTCATGTGTTATCTTGCCTGAGGAAACTTGTCCAAGAGGATGTAAAGGTCTCTGCAGAAGCAGCTGAAGGGTAGGTTCAGAAGATTTATATAACAAAAATTGCTGTGGTCTAGGCACTGTAGCAATATGTGGGTTAATAACACTGAGTGCTACAATCCTGGAATTTTTCTCAAGTGGCTGATTCAGAGTTACATTTTTTGATCTTTGAATTGCTGCAAGAGACAGCTctgatctttctttctcttttttctgttctgGCTGTACTTGGACACAGATGGTTTCCAATGACTGTAAGAAAAAATAAAGCTTGTTTAAGCACAAAGTCATATAAGGTTTTCTATACATTCTTGAAAATGAAACTGATCTAGACACACtagtttttaaaagtctcttttaATCCAAGTAAACACAGTCAAGATTGGTCGGAATTGTAGCAcaattgacttaaaaaaaaaccaaaaaactctAGCTTGCATACTCCGGAAACTACTATTATACACGTTTATCTACTGGTCATATCGTTGTAAGGATTAAAGCTAAGGTTTTATGGGGAGTGGAGTAAATTTTTAATAGTGACCTGAAGGAGATCAAgggcaggaaggggagaaatCATGTGGTTTTAACTGCTAACTAACTGACCTGCTATTGTTAAGCAGATTGCTGGGTAAAAGTCTGGCTTGGTCAGTTGGTATCCCATCCATGGGAAATTAATTGACAGGATTTGTGAAAGTTGGGAATCTCCTTTCATTTCTTTATGGTGCACCCCTCAGTTCAGCAGAGGGAGCAGATGCTTGTGCATCTTTAGAATGGGCAGAAAGCAGTAgtggaggagggcaggagggggggCAGGGTGTCCTGGGCATGATGGGGGGCTGGAGGGTGTCGGAGCTAAGCAAGTTTTGGTGATGTTCCCCAAAGAAGTTCACAACTTTGGGGAAGCTCCACCCCAGGCGAGGTTGTGATGGATAAGCACTGCTTACCTTGCTCTCTGGTAAATCTACTGCTTCAAAGGCGTGCCTGCCTTGTACACAGGAGATCCAGAATTTATTTTCCTCCCAAGACACCTTACGTTTCCAGTGCTCTCTCTGTCAATCAGAGGACACTAAACTATTCACCTCCATGTAAAGCAGCACTTTGGTGATcctatattaatttattattatagttACAGTATATACCACCCTACAGCCAAAGATCCcagagcggcttacaacataaaaacaccaaATACTTAACAAtactctataataataataataatacgtattttgtgtttttatgttgtaagctgctctgggatctTCGGATtaaaagcggtatataaatttattaaataaataaatagcagcagcCCTCTGCCCCACAAGCAGCGATTTAACCATTCTACGacttaaggtccatatagttaaagccatggttttcccagtagtgatgtatggaagtgagagctggaccataaagaaggctgatcgccgaagaattgatgcttttgaattatggtgctagaggagactcttgggagtcccatggactgcaagaagatcaaacctatccattcttaaggaaatcagccctgagtgctcactggaaggacagatcctgaagctgaggctccaatactttggccacctcatgagaagagaagactccctggaaaagaccctgatgttgggaaagttggagggcacaaggagaaggggacgacagaggacgagatggctggacagtgttctcgaagctaccagcatgagtctgaccaaactgcgggaggcagtggaagacaggagtgcctggcgtgctctggtccatggggtcacgaagagtcggacacgactaaacaacaacgacttAAGCATCAGCCATCCCCCTCACCCCTCACGAAAAATCCCCACACAAACCCCACAGGCTTATTTCTTATACCTTGGGCGGCAGCAGCCTGGCGGGGACACGGGGCACCTTCTGCAGCCGCTGCGCCGCGTCATGCGGGATACTGGACACCGGCGGGGCCGCCGAAGCCGAGGCGGAAGTCGCTGAGCAGAAGCCCCGAGCCGGGAAGTGGGGATGAGAAGCCGCGCGGCCGTCGTCCTGGGCTACAGGAGAAGAGGCTTCCCGCCCTTGAGGCGATGCCGCAGCCCCGGCGATACGGCGGCCCGCGGACCTCCCGGAGACGGGTCTCCCCGTTTGCTTCCCAAGGGGCAAGGTCTCGCCCGGCTGCTGTAGGCCGAGCGCCGAGTCCGGGTCCACAAGCCCGCTCGCCTCAGAGGCCGCCATCTTAGCGAGTAGCTCCTGTCAGGGGAGACGGTTGGAAGTCTCCCTAAGCCCCGCCCCTACCGCGCGCATGAGGAACAAAGAGCGCCGGGCCAATAGGAATCGGGCTCGGCTGTTTGCGGTACGTGACGACAGCgaaggggtggagtggggaggaggagcaAGAGTTAGAGCGTCGCAGTGGGAGCCGAGCGGGGTCAAATTAGGTTCAAAAGCGTTTAGTCGCTTCCCTGGAGTCCTAGTGCTTCCTCTTCGAACCCCTCTTCCGCTTGCTCATCTCCTTGATGCGAACTCGGTGGGCACATTCTGGATTTCGGGCAGATAGGAATAAATAAAATCGCAGGCTAATTATGCCTGGAGAGGCCGTGTTTTGTTTGCATTATCCAAGGGGGAAGCtttaaattcattattattattatcattattattaaaatggaagGTATTGCCAAAGTCGAGGTTCTAAATGCCGAGCAGATTAAATAGATTGACAAATCATGAGTATTCTGGCCTTATTTGTCTCCATAGCGATCTGTTCGAAATGCCTGTACAGAAATGGGCACAGCCCTTCCGCAGGATGAAGCCCGGGTGGTTTTTACTTA
The Podarcis muralis chromosome 1, rPodMur119.hap1.1, whole genome shotgun sequence DNA segment above includes these coding regions:
- the CINP gene encoding cyclin-dependent kinase 2-interacting protein, whose amino-acid sequence is MAAKGSTPKTPVLSISARKIKDNAADWHNLMMKWETLNNKGFTTATKIVNIKISAECKDGKLEIEHDNIASESGRRPVDYNVELEECCTELLDTFENMAKIQQKMEKLCSTTKGICDLEAYHGDQKTPFFHTWPIPYFYEVSGKLLNMYSKELKLKQTIVQEIAHTADQDLLMAYLSSWLYQPYIENTSQVLLESMLLETGHRLV